A stretch of the Vigna radiata var. radiata cultivar VC1973A unplaced genomic scaffold, Vradiata_ver6 scaffold_43, whole genome shotgun sequence genome encodes the following:
- the LOC106752747 gene encoding protein ACTIVITY OF BC1 COMPLEX KINASE 8, chloroplastic — MSSPLHLPELHFLSPQITHKRRISLSKLPSSAYSFSRHAASNVTLRATRIRASRDDSALAERVDDVKWSGNGVPAANGRDRDVSGDNGTVQGFANGASNGSLVTYDYENQNGVAMEVVVEVEASKLNEDGRKKRLEEIGKEDAWFKQTGSEQVEVAVAPGGRWSRFKTYSTIQRTLEIWGFVATFVFKAWLNSQKFSYKGGMTEAKQTLRRKALAKWLKESILRLGPTFIKIGQQFSTRVDILPQEYVDQLSELQDQVPPFPSETSVAIVEEELGSPIGDIFDQFDYEPIAAASLGQVHRARLKGQEVVIKVQRPGLKDLFDIDLKNLRVIAEYLQKLDPKSDGAKRDWVAIYDECASVLYQEIDYTKEAANAELFASNFKNMDYVKVPTIYWDYTTPQILTMEYVPGIKINKIQALDQLGVDRKRIGRYAVESYLEQILSHGFFHADPHPGNIAVDDVNGGRLIFYDFGMMGSISPNIREGLLEAFYGVYEKDPDKVLQAMIQMGVLVPTGDMTAVRRTAQFFLNSFEERLAAQRREREEATTELGFKKPLSKEEKIKKRKQRLAAIGEDLLSIAADQPFRFPATFTFVVRAFSVLDGIGKGLDPRFDITEIAKPYALELLRFREAGVEVVLKDFRKRWDRQSQAFYNLFRQADRIDKLAEIIQRLEQGDLKLRVRTLESERAFQRVAAVQKTIGNAVAAGSLINLATVLYLNSIRMPAIVAYIFCAIFGFQVLFGIVKVKKLDERERLITGTA; from the exons ATGTCTTCTCCTCTCCATTTACCCGAACTccattttctctctcctcaaATCACCCACAAACGCCGTATCTCCCTCTCCAAACTCCCCTCCTCAGCTTATTCCTTTTCCCGCCACGCCGCCTCCAACGTCACTCTCCGAGCCACGCGAATCCGCGCCTCCAGAGATGATTCAGCGTTGGCTGAGCGAGTGGATGATGTCAAATGGAGCGGAAACGGCGTTCCTGCCGCTAATGGAAGGGATCGAGATGTTTCCGGCGACAATGGCACCGTCCAGGGATTCGCTAACGGCGCCAGTAATGGGAGCTTGGTGACGTACGATTACGAAAACCAAAACGGAGTTGCtatggaggtggtggtggaggttGAAGCGTCGAAGCTGAACGAGGATGGGAGGAAGAAAAGGTTGGAGGAGATTGGGAAAGAAGACGCGTGGTTTAAACAGACCGGGAGCGAACAAGTCGAG GTTGCAGTTGCGCCTGGGGGTCGTTGGAGCAGGTTCAAGACTTACTCTACAATACAAAGAACTTTGGAAATTTGGGGATTTGTTGCCACGTTCGTTTTTAAGGCTTGGCTGAACAGTCAGAAGTTCTCTTACAAAG GAGGAATGACTGAGGCAAAACAAACCTTAAGGCGGAAGGCCCTTGCCAAATGGCTGAAGGAAAGCATCCTGAGATTAGGTCCTACATTCATCAAAATTGGCCAGCAGTTCTCCACGAGGGTGGACATTCTTCCTCAAGAATATGTTGACCAGTTGTCTGAACTTCAG GATCAAGTTCCTCCATTCCCTTCAGAGACCTCTGTAGCTATTGTTGAAGAAGAGCTTGGGTCTCCTATAGGTGATATATTTGATCAGTTTGACTATGAACCAATAGCTGCTGCAAGTCTTG GTCAGGTTCATCGTGCAAGATTAAAGGGACAGGAGGTTGTTATTAAAGTGCAAAGGCCTGGTCTGAAGGATCTTTTTGATATTGATCTTAAAAACTTGAGG GTTATTGCTGAATATCTTCAAAAGCTTGATCCAAAATCAGATGGTGCAAAGAGGGATTGGGTTGCTATTTATGATGAGTGTGCCTCTGTCTTATATCAG gAGATTGATTACACCAAGGAGGCTGCCAATGCAGAATTGTTTGCTAGTAATTTTAAGAACATGGATTATGTGAAAGTTCCTACAATATACTGGGATTATACAACACCACAG ATTCTGACAATGGAATATGTTCCaggaattaaaataaacaaaatacaagCTTTAGATCAATTGGGTGTTGACCGCAAAAG GATAGGAAGATATGCCGTTGAGTCATACTTGGAACAGATTTTATCACATGGTTTCTTCCATGCTGACCCt CATCCTGGAAATATTGCAGTTGATGATGTCAATGGTGGAAGATTGATCTTCTATGATTTTGGAATGATGGGGAG TATCAGTCCAAATATTCGAGAAGGTTTGCTTGAAGCATTTTATGGGGTTTATGAGAAAGATCCGGACAAG GTTCTACAAGCAATGATTCAAATGGGAGTTCTTGTCCCTACCGGAGATATGACTGCTGTTAGAAGAACAGCACAATTTTTCCTTAACAG TTTTGAAGAGCGCCTGGCTGCACAAAGGCGTGAGAGAGAAGAAGCAACAACTGAACTTGGATTCAAAAAACCATTAAGCAAGGaggaaaaaattaagaagagGAAACAACGTCTGGCTGCTATTG GTGAAGATTTATTATCTATTGCAGCCGACCAGCCATTCCGATTTCCTGCTACATTCACATTTGTTGTTAGAGCCTTCTCAG TGTTGGATGGCATTGGAAAGGGGCTTGACCCACGCTTTGACATTACTGAGATTGCCAAACC TTACGCCCTGGAGTTGCTGAGGTTTCGTGAAGCTGGGGTTGAGGTTGTCCTGAAG GACTTCAGGAAGAGATGGGATAGACAATCTCAAGCATTTTACAACTTGTTCAGACAGGCTGATAGAATTGACAAGCTCGCTGAAATTATCCAAAGACTG GAGCAAGGTGATCTAAAGCTCCGAGTTAGAACTTTGGAATCTGAGAGGGCATTCCAACGTGTTGCTGCAGTCCAGAAGACTATAGGGAAT GCAGTGGCTGCTGGGAGCCTAATCAATCTTGCAACTGTTTTGTATCTCAATTCAATTCGT ATGCCTGCCATTGTAGCATATATCTTCTGTGCAATCTTTGGTTTTCAAGTGCTCTTTGGCATTGTAAAGGTCAAGAAGCTAGATGAAAGGGAACGATTGATAACAGGAACTGCATAA
- the LOC106752673 gene encoding protein CPR-5 isoform X1, protein MTEIEDFSSEPTTVNQFQSQISTNNGMQSSDMSETSSNSSRKRKSKGKKLSFKRRNPSVVVRRHRANNVDTIGLPLGMSFAAVMAQVLYRKDVAAESISPSHLSVMCTSAIKESLASVFGDKLEGLTRNFEQSFSSTLNTLQSVYESSKCNEGNKLNNMKMEILSSRLTLDKGECSADTFRESGPSRPYDTEIHQSISHDLVEEVRDNFHRDSVNHDYPEEDRGGDNFHVNSVTDDSPEEGRDKFHMDSVSRELALYGQSDQMVSFSQISFGSINNPMVSIFEKHVAEQGRSNDLKALAIGLKMEELNMKKDELALNRDLNSLSRSKLAMGESKASFKAEKFKTELEDTRHGELKKKCIDCLITGLLIMSSSLFYGAYVYSYERITEATESCTPSTQESSSWWTPKSVTSFNSKLNILWCQVQVMSRMMFGVLMIFAVAYLLLQRSTTSSSQTMPVTFILLMLGVGCGYCGKLCVETLGGSGNVWLLYWEMLCLLHFFSLCWTPALFQILHGPVTAWQTTKKKTIFQYWIRRVIFYTILLVFLPLFCGLMPFASLDQWKDHFTMKGSEFNGSEW, encoded by the exons ATGACTGAGATTGAGGATTTTTCCTCTGAACCAACAACAGTCAACCAATTTCAGAGTCAAATTTCGACCAACAATGGAATGCAAAGTTCAGACATGTCTGAAACCTCCTCGAATTCCTCacggaaaagaaaaagtaagggTAAGAAGCTATCATTCAAGCGACGAAACCCTAGCGTGGTTGTTCGACGTCATAGGGCTAATAATGTGGACACTATTGGCCTTCCTCTGGGAATGTCATTCGCCGCCGTTATGGCTCAG gtATTGTATAGAAAAGATGTAGCAGCTGAGAGTATATCTCCAAGTCATCTTTCAGTG ATGTGTACATCAGCTATCAAGGAATCTCTTGCCAGT GTTTTTGGAGATAAGCTAGAAGGTTTGACAAGAAACTTTGAGCAATCTTTTAGTAGCACATTGAATACTCTCCAATCAGTTTATGAATCATCCAAGTGCAATGAaggaaataaattgaataatatgaAGATGGAAATTCTGAGTTCTAGATTGACTCTTGACAAAGGAGAATGCTCAGCTGATACTTTTAGAGAGAGTGGTCCTTCAAGACCATATGATACTGAAATCCATCAATCAATCAGTCATGATCTTGTTGAAGAGGTCAGGGATAACTTTCATAGGGACTCTGTCAATCATGATTATCCTGAAGAGGACAGGGGAGGGGATAACTTTCATGTGAATTCAGTTACTGATGATTCTCCGGAAGAGGGCAGAGATAAATTTCATATGGATTCAGTTAGTCGTGAGCTTGCATTATATGGGCAATCAGATCAAAtggtttctttttctcaaatatCATTTGGATCAATAAATAATCCTATGGTTAGTATTTTTGAGAAGCATGTCGCAGAGCAGGGTCGTTCTAATGACCTCAAGGCACTTGCAATTGGCCTTAAAATGGAAGAATTGAACATGAAAAAGGATGAATTGGCTCTCAACCGTGATTTGAATAGTCTAAGCAGATCGAAATTAGCCATGGGAGAATCAAAGGCATCTTTCAAAGCTGAAAAGTTTAAGACTGAGTTAGAAGATACTAGGCATGGTGAACTAAAAAAGAAGTGCATAGACTGTCTTATCACTGGTTTGCTCATTATGTCATCCTCACTTTTCTATGGTGCTTATGTCTATTCTTATGAACGGATTACTGAAGCTACTGAATCATGTACACCATCAACCCAG GAATCTTCCTCCTGGTGGACTCCCAAGTCAGTGACCTCATTCAATTcaaagttgaatattttgtgGTGCCAGGTTCAAGTAATGAGCCGAATGATGTTTGGTGTCTTGATGATTTTTGCTGTTGCATATTTGCTCTTGCAGcgatcaacaacatcatcatcacaGACTATGCCTGTGACTTTCATCCTTTTAATGTTGGGAGTTGGTTGTGGCTATTGTGGCAAGCTGTGTGTGGAGACACTAGGTGGTAGTGGTAATGTGTGGCTCTTATACTGGGAGATGCTATGTTTGCTTCATTTCTTTTCCCTCTGCTGGACACCTGCTTTGTTCCAAATCCTTCATGGACCAGTCACTGCATGGCAaacaacgaaaaaaaaaacaatttttcagtATTGGATTCGCAGAGTTATCTTCTATACTATCTTGCTAGTGTTTCTACCACTGTTCTGTGGTCTCATGCCATTTGCTAGCCTAGATCAATGGAAAGACCATTTTACAATGAAAGGGTCAGAATTTAACGGATCGGAATGGTAA
- the LOC106752673 gene encoding protein CPR-5 isoform X2 encodes MTEIEDFSSEPTTVNQFQSQISTNNGMQSSDMSETSSNSSRKRKSKGKKLSFKRRNPSVVVRRHRANNVDTIGLPLGMSFAAVMAQVLYRKDVAAESISPSHLSVVFGDKLEGLTRNFEQSFSSTLNTLQSVYESSKCNEGNKLNNMKMEILSSRLTLDKGECSADTFRESGPSRPYDTEIHQSISHDLVEEVRDNFHRDSVNHDYPEEDRGGDNFHVNSVTDDSPEEGRDKFHMDSVSRELALYGQSDQMVSFSQISFGSINNPMVSIFEKHVAEQGRSNDLKALAIGLKMEELNMKKDELALNRDLNSLSRSKLAMGESKASFKAEKFKTELEDTRHGELKKKCIDCLITGLLIMSSSLFYGAYVYSYERITEATESCTPSTQESSSWWTPKSVTSFNSKLNILWCQVQVMSRMMFGVLMIFAVAYLLLQRSTTSSSQTMPVTFILLMLGVGCGYCGKLCVETLGGSGNVWLLYWEMLCLLHFFSLCWTPALFQILHGPVTAWQTTKKKTIFQYWIRRVIFYTILLVFLPLFCGLMPFASLDQWKDHFTMKGSEFNGSEW; translated from the exons ATGACTGAGATTGAGGATTTTTCCTCTGAACCAACAACAGTCAACCAATTTCAGAGTCAAATTTCGACCAACAATGGAATGCAAAGTTCAGACATGTCTGAAACCTCCTCGAATTCCTCacggaaaagaaaaagtaagggTAAGAAGCTATCATTCAAGCGACGAAACCCTAGCGTGGTTGTTCGACGTCATAGGGCTAATAATGTGGACACTATTGGCCTTCCTCTGGGAATGTCATTCGCCGCCGTTATGGCTCAG gtATTGTATAGAAAAGATGTAGCAGCTGAGAGTATATCTCCAAGTCATCTTTCAGTG GTTTTTGGAGATAAGCTAGAAGGTTTGACAAGAAACTTTGAGCAATCTTTTAGTAGCACATTGAATACTCTCCAATCAGTTTATGAATCATCCAAGTGCAATGAaggaaataaattgaataatatgaAGATGGAAATTCTGAGTTCTAGATTGACTCTTGACAAAGGAGAATGCTCAGCTGATACTTTTAGAGAGAGTGGTCCTTCAAGACCATATGATACTGAAATCCATCAATCAATCAGTCATGATCTTGTTGAAGAGGTCAGGGATAACTTTCATAGGGACTCTGTCAATCATGATTATCCTGAAGAGGACAGGGGAGGGGATAACTTTCATGTGAATTCAGTTACTGATGATTCTCCGGAAGAGGGCAGAGATAAATTTCATATGGATTCAGTTAGTCGTGAGCTTGCATTATATGGGCAATCAGATCAAAtggtttctttttctcaaatatCATTTGGATCAATAAATAATCCTATGGTTAGTATTTTTGAGAAGCATGTCGCAGAGCAGGGTCGTTCTAATGACCTCAAGGCACTTGCAATTGGCCTTAAAATGGAAGAATTGAACATGAAAAAGGATGAATTGGCTCTCAACCGTGATTTGAATAGTCTAAGCAGATCGAAATTAGCCATGGGAGAATCAAAGGCATCTTTCAAAGCTGAAAAGTTTAAGACTGAGTTAGAAGATACTAGGCATGGTGAACTAAAAAAGAAGTGCATAGACTGTCTTATCACTGGTTTGCTCATTATGTCATCCTCACTTTTCTATGGTGCTTATGTCTATTCTTATGAACGGATTACTGAAGCTACTGAATCATGTACACCATCAACCCAG GAATCTTCCTCCTGGTGGACTCCCAAGTCAGTGACCTCATTCAATTcaaagttgaatattttgtgGTGCCAGGTTCAAGTAATGAGCCGAATGATGTTTGGTGTCTTGATGATTTTTGCTGTTGCATATTTGCTCTTGCAGcgatcaacaacatcatcatcacaGACTATGCCTGTGACTTTCATCCTTTTAATGTTGGGAGTTGGTTGTGGCTATTGTGGCAAGCTGTGTGTGGAGACACTAGGTGGTAGTGGTAATGTGTGGCTCTTATACTGGGAGATGCTATGTTTGCTTCATTTCTTTTCCCTCTGCTGGACACCTGCTTTGTTCCAAATCCTTCATGGACCAGTCACTGCATGGCAaacaacgaaaaaaaaaacaatttttcagtATTGGATTCGCAGAGTTATCTTCTATACTATCTTGCTAGTGTTTCTACCACTGTTCTGTGGTCTCATGCCATTTGCTAGCCTAGATCAATGGAAAGACCATTTTACAATGAAAGGGTCAGAATTTAACGGATCGGAATGGTAA